A stretch of Salarias fasciatus chromosome 23, fSalaFa1.1, whole genome shotgun sequence DNA encodes these proteins:
- the plekhb2 gene encoding pleckstrin homology domain-containing family B member 2 yields MAMVKSGWLHRQSTILRRWKRNWFDLWADGRLVFYNDQQRRDMEDDIHMRVNCINIRSSAACHDLNPPEGKTREALLQIVCRDGRVISLCADSADDALAWTMALQDARINAVVATPQIGFAQEVMASAPPPYSEYAPPMAYAPGPYGNYGASPPHATQIVYSADGQPYAVAYPYQYQGGYAEPGVNHVVIQERRRDDGGDVALGMLAGAATGLALGSLFSVF; encoded by the exons ATGGCCATGGTCAAGAGTGGCTGGCTCCATCGACAAA GTACCATACTGCGTCGGTGGAAAAGGAACTGGTTTGACTTGTGGGCAGATGGAAGACTGGTGTTCTACAATGATCAACAACGACGTGACATGGAGGATGATATCCATATGAGAGTCAACTGCATCAACATCCGCAGCTCTGCTGCATGTCACG ATCTGAATCCACCAGAAGGAAAAACGCGTGAAGCCTTGCTCCAGATAGTGTGCAGAGATGGACGGGTCATCAGCCTGTGTGCAGACAGTGCAGATGATGCTTT GGCTTGGACTATGGCGCTTCAGGATGCCAGAATCAACGCG GTGGTCGCTACTCCTCAGATCGGCTTTGCACAGGAAGTGATGgcgtctgctcctccaccttaCTCAGAATATGCTCCTCCAAtg GCTTACGCACCGGGGCCTTATGGGAACTATGGTGCGTCTCCCCCACATGCCACACAGATTGTGTACTCTGCAGATGGGCAGCCCTACGCTGTGGCTTACCCTTACCAGTACCAGG GAGGATATGCTGAACCTGGCGTGAACCACGTGGTAATACAGGAGCGCCGGCGTGACGATGGAGGAGATGTGGCTTTGGGAATGCTCGCTGGAGCAGCAACTGGTTTGGCACTGGGCTCGCTCTTCTCCGTCTTCTAG
- the LOC115381619 gene encoding vacuolar protein sorting-associated protein 4B-like, producing the protein MASANLQKAVDLASKASIEDKAKNYEEALRCYQHAVEYFLHVVKYEAMGERAKQSIRAKCLDYLDRAEQLKDYLKKKENSPPAKPVKVSGDKGSESDEGEDSEKKKFQNQLSGAIVMEKPNIKWNDVAGLEGAKEALKEAVILPIKFPHLFTGKRTPWRGILLFGPPGTGKSYLAKAVATEANNSTFFSISSSDLVSKWLGESEKLVKNLFNLAREHKPSIIFIDEIDSLCGSRSENESEAARRIKTEFLVQMQGVGNNNDGILVLGATNIPWTLDSAIRRRFEKRIYIPLPEELARSFMFKLHLGSTPSSLTEADFVALGRKTDGYSGADISIIVRDALMQPVRKVQSATHFKKVRGSLWSNPGAVVEDMLTPCSPSDPNAIEMTWVDVPGEKLLEPVVCMDDMLRSLANNKPTVNEQDLDKLKKFTEDFGQEG; encoded by the exons ATGGCCTCCGCTAACCTACAA AAAGCTGTTGATCTGGCCAGCAAAGCTTCAATAGAAGACAAAGCCAAGAACTACGAGGAGGCTCTGAGATGTTATCAGCATGCAGTGGAATACTTTCTTCATGTTGTCAAAT ATGAAGCAATGGGCGAAAGAGCAAAGCAGTCCATCAGGGCCAAGTGTCTCGACTACCTGGACAGAGCGGAACAGTTGAAGGATTAtctgaagaagaaggagaacagTCCTCCAGCCAAACCTGTGAAAGTGTCTGGTGACAAAGG GAGTGAAAGCGATGAAGGGGAAgactcagagaaaaaaaagttccaaaatCAACTCTCAG GTGCCATTGTTATGGAAAAGCCAAACATCAAATGGAATGATGTCGCTGGACTTGAGGGAGCCAAAGAAGCCTTAAAAGAAGCTGTCATCCTGCCCATCAAATTTCCTCACCTGTTCACAG GAAAGCGAACCCCTTGGAGAGGAATCCTGCTGTTTGGGCCGCCGGGAACAGGAAAATCCTACCTGGCAAAGGCAGTGGCCACAGAAGCAAATAACTCCACcttcttctccatctcctcctctgacctggtgtCAAAGTGGCTGGGGGAAAGTGAAAA GTTGGTGAAAAACCTGTTCAATTTGGCTCGAGAACACAAGCCGTCCATCATTTTCATAGATGAGATTGATTCCCTGTGTGGCTCGAGGAGCGAGAATGAGAGCGAGGCGGCTCGCAGGATCAAGACGGAGTTCCTCGTCCAGATGCAGg GTGTTGGCAATAACAATGACGGGATTCTGGTTCTGGGAGCAACAAATATACCCTGGACACTGGATTCAGCTATCAGGAGAAG aTTTGAAAAGCGCATCTACATTCCCCTTCCAGAGGAGCTTGCGCGCTCCTTTATGTTCAAACTCCATCTCGGCTCCACCCCAAGCagcctgacggaggccgactTTGTTGCTCTGGGAAGAAAGACGGACGGCTACTCTGGAGCCGACATCAGTATAATTGTGAGGGACGCCCTCATGCAGCCCGTCAGGAAGGTTCAGTCAGCCACTCACTTCAAAAAG GTCCGAGGGTCACTGTGGAGTAATCCAGGCGCCGTTGTTGAAGACATGCTGACGCCCTGCTCACCCTCGGATCCCAACGCCATTGAAATGACCTGGGTGGACGTTCCCGGGGAGAAACTTCTGGAACCAGTTGTGTGTATG GACGACATGCTGAGGTCTCTGGCAAACAACAAGCCCACCGTGAATGAGCAGGACCTGGACAAGCTGAAGAAGTTCACCGAAGACTTTGGTCAAGAAGGTTAA